One window of the Desulfocurvibacter africanus subsp. africanus DSM 2603 genome contains the following:
- the carA gene encoding glutamine-hydrolyzing carbamoyl-phosphate synthase small subunit yields MRALLALEDGTWFEGRSFTGAGETSGEVIFNTGMTGYQEVLTDPSYVGQMVCMTYPHIGNYGVNLEDVESDRVQVEAFIVKECCPTPSNWRAKESLPGYLKRHRVMGIEGIDTRALTRHLRIHGAQRGIISTEESDPARLSARARELPSMEGLNLADKVTPKGPYVWTGTEPKPVTLTNGHYDWPGTGPRVVAFDFGIKWNILRLLAAQGLDLLVVPASFTAEQVDALAPDALFYSNGPGDPAALPDVVGNLRILSERYPVAGICLGHQLLGLAMGGRTFKLKFGHHGLNHPVKDLTTGRIEISSQNHGFCVDVSSLDFLETTHVNLNDGTLEGFQHKHKPILAIQHHPEAGPGPHDSRYFFSRFRDMIRSSTGK; encoded by the coding sequence ATGCGAGCCCTTCTTGCGCTTGAGGACGGCACCTGGTTCGAGGGCCGTTCTTTCACCGGAGCCGGCGAAACGAGCGGCGAGGTCATCTTCAACACCGGCATGACCGGCTACCAGGAGGTACTCACCGATCCCTCCTATGTGGGCCAGATGGTCTGCATGACCTACCCGCACATCGGCAACTACGGAGTCAATCTGGAGGACGTGGAGTCCGATCGAGTGCAAGTGGAAGCCTTCATCGTCAAGGAGTGCTGCCCGACGCCCTCCAACTGGCGGGCCAAGGAATCTCTGCCCGGCTACCTCAAGCGCCACCGAGTCATGGGCATCGAGGGCATCGATACCCGCGCGTTGACCAGACACCTGCGCATCCATGGAGCGCAGCGGGGCATCATTTCCACGGAGGAGAGCGACCCGGCCCGCTTGTCGGCCCGCGCCCGCGAGCTGCCTAGCATGGAAGGCCTGAACCTGGCCGACAAGGTCACGCCCAAGGGGCCCTACGTTTGGACCGGCACGGAACCCAAGCCCGTGACGCTTACGAATGGCCATTACGATTGGCCCGGAACCGGACCACGCGTGGTGGCTTTCGACTTCGGCATCAAGTGGAACATCCTGCGCCTGCTCGCGGCCCAGGGTCTGGATCTGCTCGTGGTGCCCGCGTCCTTCACCGCTGAGCAGGTGGACGCCCTGGCCCCCGACGCCCTGTTCTACTCCAACGGCCCCGGCGATCCGGCAGCCCTGCCCGACGTGGTGGGAAACCTGCGCATCTTGTCCGAGCGCTATCCAGTGGCCGGCATCTGTCTTGGTCACCAGCTTCTGGGCCTGGCCATGGGCGGCAGGACCTTCAAGCTCAAGTTCGGTCACCACGGCCTGAACCATCCCGTCAAGGACCTGACCACGGGCAGGATAGAGATATCCTCGCAGAATCACGGTTTTTGCGTGGACGTTAGCAGCTTGGATTTCCTTGAAACAACCCACGTGAACTTGAACGACGGGACCCTGGAAGGCTTCCAGCACAAGCACAAGCCCATCCTGGCCATCCAGCACCACCCTGAAGCCGGACCCGGTCCGCACGACAGCAGGTATTTCTTCTCCAGGTTCCGGGACATGATCCGAAGCTCCACGGGGAAGTAG
- the glgA gene encoding glycogen synthase GlgA — MATATQVLFVTSEIYPFSKTGGLADVLGSLPLAIRDRGIPAAVITPFYGRLRTGNYQLRLVSDDCPVGYPWPSTTAEIYQADYEGVPVYFVSRGEYFDRRYYYNTHAGDYFDNCERFNFFCRAALSWIRRQGEAPKIIHCNDWQSGLVPAYLEFMRRNDPYWRETRTVMTIHNLAFQGRFSSRLFWESGLPHEAWHMDGVEYYGDFSLLKAGIAYSDMITTVSPSYAREILGCDFGCGLEGILSARSYRLRGILNGADYGVWDPRDDKFLPCAYGHEELSGKHRCKQMLLREFCLSDMLEDRPLLGFIGRLRDQKGIDLLIEIMSRIMDMGVGVIVLGEGDLSYEARLLELMEEYPGRLAVQVGYTEDLAHRIQAGADIFLMPSRYEPCGLTQMYALRYGTPPVATAVGGLRDTIVPHPDPRSTGFTFERSEPGQFLEAIQRAVSLFQDQGQWQAMVMRAMQENFTWDKAAEKYLEVYREAGARVQPDPTLIQA, encoded by the coding sequence CGTCATTACGCCGTTCTACGGCCGGCTGCGCACCGGCAACTATCAGCTCCGCCTGGTTTCGGACGACTGCCCCGTGGGTTATCCGTGGCCGTCCACCACGGCCGAGATCTACCAAGCCGACTATGAGGGCGTGCCGGTCTACTTCGTCTCCCGGGGCGAGTATTTCGACCGTCGCTACTATTACAACACTCATGCCGGCGACTACTTCGACAACTGCGAGCGCTTCAACTTCTTCTGCCGTGCCGCCTTGTCGTGGATTCGCCGCCAGGGCGAGGCGCCCAAGATCATCCACTGCAACGACTGGCAGAGCGGACTGGTGCCGGCTTACCTGGAATTCATGCGCCGCAACGATCCGTACTGGCGCGAGACCCGCACGGTCATGACCATTCACAACCTGGCCTTCCAGGGTCGCTTCTCCTCGCGTCTGTTCTGGGAGTCCGGCCTGCCCCACGAGGCCTGGCACATGGACGGCGTGGAGTATTACGGCGACTTTTCGCTGCTCAAGGCCGGCATCGCCTACTCGGACATGATCACCACGGTTTCGCCCAGCTATGCCCGCGAGATCCTGGGCTGCGACTTCGGCTGCGGGCTGGAGGGCATCCTGAGCGCCCGTTCGTATCGGTTGCGCGGCATCCTTAACGGAGCGGACTATGGCGTGTGGGACCCGCGCGACGACAAGTTCCTGCCTTGCGCATACGGACACGAGGAGTTGAGCGGCAAGCACCGCTGCAAGCAGATGCTCCTGCGCGAGTTTTGCCTCTCAGACATGCTCGAGGACAGGCCTCTTTTGGGCTTCATCGGCCGTCTGCGCGACCAGAAAGGCATCGACCTGCTCATCGAGATCATGTCGCGGATCATGGACATGGGCGTTGGCGTTATCGTCCTGGGCGAGGGCGACCTGAGCTACGAGGCCCGGCTTTTGGAGCTCATGGAGGAATACCCCGGACGGCTCGCGGTGCAGGTCGGCTACACCGAGGACTTGGCGCACCGCATCCAGGCCGGCGCGGACATTTTCCTAATGCCCTCGCGTTACGAACCTTGCGGCCTGACCCAGATGTACGCCCTGCGCTATGGCACTCCGCCCGTTGCCACGGCCGTGGGCGGCTTGCGCGACACGATCGTGCCCCATCCCGATCCACGGTCCACGGGCTTCACCTTCGAGCGATCCGAGCCCGGGCAATTCCTGGAAGCCATCCAGCGGGCAGTGAGCCTGTTTCAGGATCAGGGGCAATGGCAAGCCATGGTCATGCGGGCCATGCAGGAGAATTTCACCTGGGACAAGGCTGCGGAGAAGTACCTGGAGGTCTACCGGGAAGCGGGAGCACGTGTGCAGCCCGATCCGACTTTGATCCAGGCCTGA
- a CDS encoding N-acetylneuraminate synthase family protein — protein sequence MLQNRIPATLEVRSGPVNKRVGFGAPCFLVAEIGQNHQGDPAKARELVMAAARCGADAVKFQKRDVDALLTRAGQARPYTGPNSFGPTYGEHRRALELSLDQLAECKTLAESLGLVFFATPWDPVSLDQLTRIGVGLLKICSADVINLPLIRQAAALQLPLIISTGMSVLAEIDAAVANATRFHEQIILLHCNSTYPCPPEEVSLPVMELIRRRYGLPVGYSGHELGLGPSVAAAALGACVIERHFTLDRRLPGTDHQASLEPAEFASLASMVRDVEKARLVGEKQVFAGERNAAAKLRKSLVAARDLPANHRLGAEDFLAKSAGDPRDGISPLELERIMGKKLLVAVRQDEMLAWNMLTG from the coding sequence GTGCTCCAGAACAGAATTCCCGCTACATTGGAGGTCCGCTCCGGACCCGTGAACAAGCGTGTCGGCTTCGGCGCGCCCTGCTTTCTGGTGGCCGAAATCGGCCAGAACCACCAGGGCGACCCTGCCAAGGCCCGTGAACTGGTCATGGCCGCAGCCCGCTGTGGAGCCGATGCCGTAAAGTTCCAGAAGCGCGACGTGGACGCCCTGCTCACCCGCGCTGGACAAGCGCGTCCCTACACCGGACCCAATAGTTTTGGCCCCACCTATGGCGAACACCGCCGGGCGCTGGAGTTGTCGCTGGACCAGTTGGCAGAATGCAAAACCCTGGCGGAGAGCCTGGGCCTGGTCTTTTTCGCCACGCCGTGGGATCCCGTAAGCCTCGACCAGCTCACCCGAATCGGCGTGGGCCTGCTCAAGATATGCTCGGCGGACGTGATCAACCTTCCGCTTATCCGCCAGGCAGCAGCGCTCCAGCTCCCCCTCATCATCTCCACCGGCATGAGCGTGCTGGCGGAGATCGACGCGGCCGTAGCCAATGCCACGCGTTTTCACGAACAGATCATCCTCTTGCACTGCAACAGCACCTATCCCTGCCCACCCGAGGAAGTATCCCTGCCGGTCATGGAGCTCATTCGCCGACGTTATGGCCTGCCCGTGGGTTACTCGGGACACGAACTGGGCCTGGGGCCATCCGTGGCCGCCGCGGCATTGGGCGCTTGCGTGATCGAACGCCATTTCACGCTGGACAGGCGACTACCCGGCACGGACCACCAGGCATCCCTGGAGCCCGCCGAGTTCGCCAGCCTGGCGAGCATGGTGCGTGACGTGGAGAAGGCCCGGCTGGTGGGTGAAAAGCAGGTCTTTGCCGGCGAGCGCAATGCGGCCGCCAAGCTGCGCAAGAGCCTCGTGGCTGCGCGCGACCTTCCGGCCAACCACCGCCTGGGCGCGGAAGATTTTCTGGCCAAGAGCGCCGGCGATCCTCGGGACGGCATCTCTCCCCTGGAGCTTGAGCGCATCATGGGCAAAAAACTGCTAGTTGCCGTGCGGCAGGATGAAATGCTTGCCTGGAATATGCTGACAGGCTAG
- the glgB gene encoding 1,4-alpha-glucan branching protein GlgB, with translation MQYCSTEPAYIPPFDLYLFGRGEHWDIYRLLGAHPAGGSEAEASEQGYPKGWSFAVWAPNARAVSVVGDFNCWQPGVSPLYPVADSGIWAGVIAGLNKGAFYKLAVEQACGGVVFKTDPYALYAERRPGNAAILWHLDEYVWGDGEWMARRREQGLPFNRPVSIYEVHAGSWRVNGGGYGNFLTYRELADKLIPYVRDLGFTHIEFMPLAEHPLDQSWGYQTSHYFAPTSRYGTPEDLRYFVDQCHQAGIGVILDWVPGHFPKDEWCLGRFDGTALFEHEDWRRGEHPDWGTYIFNYGRHEVRNFLFANALYWLKEFHFDGLRIDAVASMLYLDYSRQEGEWLPNEQGGKENLEAIGFLRELNRVVHEHYPGAIMVAEESTAWPGVSRPLYTGGLGFTFKWNMGWMHDSLEYISKEPIHRAHHHNNLTFSMLYAFSENFVLPISHDEVVHGKKALLAKMPGDYWQQFANQRAFFAYQWAHPGKKLLFMGAEFGQWNEWSSERQLEWEVTGYPPHQGLMALVRDLNALLRAEPAMHEADHDWPGFEWVDFADYENSVISFLRKDSRGEPILWVFNFTPVVRGGYRIGCPMAGWWREILNTDAACYGGSNVGNGGGAMALDVRREPWPATLELVLPPLAAVAFKPA, from the coding sequence ATGCAGTATTGCAGCACGGAACCGGCATACATCCCGCCTTTCGACCTGTATCTTTTCGGCCGCGGCGAGCATTGGGACATATACCGCCTTCTTGGTGCGCATCCCGCCGGGGGAAGCGAGGCCGAAGCCAGCGAGCAAGGCTATCCCAAGGGCTGGAGTTTCGCGGTCTGGGCGCCCAACGCGCGCGCGGTTAGCGTGGTCGGCGACTTCAACTGCTGGCAGCCCGGTGTATCGCCTCTGTACCCGGTGGCCGACTCGGGCATCTGGGCGGGAGTCATCGCCGGCCTGAACAAAGGCGCTTTCTACAAACTCGCAGTGGAACAGGCCTGCGGCGGCGTCGTTTTCAAGACAGACCCTTACGCCTTATACGCCGAGCGCCGGCCGGGCAACGCGGCTATCCTCTGGCACCTGGACGAATATGTTTGGGGCGACGGCGAGTGGATGGCCCGCCGCCGCGAGCAAGGATTGCCCTTCAACAGGCCAGTGAGCATCTACGAGGTCCACGCCGGCTCCTGGCGCGTAAACGGCGGCGGCTACGGCAACTTCCTGACCTACCGCGAACTGGCCGACAAGCTCATCCCCTACGTGCGCGACCTGGGTTTCACGCATATCGAGTTCATGCCCCTGGCCGAGCATCCCCTGGACCAGTCCTGGGGCTACCAGACCAGCCACTATTTCGCGCCCACTTCGCGCTACGGCACGCCCGAGGATCTGCGCTACTTCGTGGACCAATGCCACCAGGCCGGCATCGGCGTCATCCTCGACTGGGTGCCGGGCCATTTCCCCAAGGACGAATGGTGCCTGGGCCGCTTCGACGGCACGGCCCTTTTCGAACATGAAGATTGGCGACGGGGCGAGCACCCGGACTGGGGCACCTACATCTTCAATTACGGTCGCCACGAGGTGCGCAACTTCCTCTTCGCCAATGCGCTCTACTGGCTCAAGGAGTTTCACTTCGACGGCCTGCGCATCGATGCCGTGGCCTCCATGCTCTACCTGGACTACTCGCGACAGGAAGGCGAGTGGCTGCCCAACGAACAGGGCGGCAAGGAGAACCTCGAAGCCATCGGCTTCCTGCGTGAGCTGAACCGCGTGGTGCACGAGCACTACCCCGGCGCCATCATGGTCGCCGAGGAGTCCACGGCTTGGCCGGGCGTCTCCCGTCCACTCTATACCGGCGGCCTGGGCTTCACTTTCAAGTGGAATATGGGCTGGATGCACGACAGCCTGGAATATATCTCCAAGGAGCCGATTCACCGCGCTCATCATCACAATAACCTGACCTTCTCCATGCTCTATGCCTTCTCGGAAAACTTCGTGCTGCCCATCTCCCATGACGAGGTGGTGCACGGCAAAAAGGCCCTGCTGGCCAAGATGCCTGGCGACTACTGGCAGCAGTTCGCCAATCAGCGAGCCTTTTTCGCCTACCAGTGGGCCCACCCTGGCAAGAAGCTCCTGTTCATGGGTGCGGAGTTCGGCCAATGGAACGAGTGGAGCAGCGAGCGCCAGCTCGAATGGGAGGTCACGGGCTATCCGCCCCACCAGGGGCTCATGGCCCTGGTGCGTGACCTGAATGCGCTTTTGCGCGCCGAGCCGGCCATGCATGAGGCCGACCACGACTGGCCCGGTTTCGAGTGGGTGGATTTCGCGGACTACGAGAATTCGGTCATCAGCTTCCTGCGCAAGGACAGCCGGGGCGAACCCATTTTGTGGGTCTTCAACTTCACGCCGGTGGTGCGTGGGGGTTACCGCATCGGCTGCCCCATGGCCGGCTGGTGGCGCGAAATACTCAATACCGACGCAGCCTGCTACGGCGGTTCCAATGTCGGCAACGGAGGCGGAGCCATGGCGCTGGACGTGCGCCGCGAACCTTGGCCCGCCACTCTGGAGCTGGTCCTGCCGCCCTTGGCTGCCGTGGCCTTCAAGCCTGCCTGA
- a CDS encoding isoamylase early set domain-containing protein: MALKKKYLKTKPLCKVSFSLPKEVTNGVDTVQLVGDFNDWDRSATPMKRSKAGEYSVTIDLEAGRDYQYRYLLGESDWRNDPAADRYEYNAFAGSENSVVSV; this comes from the coding sequence ATGGCACTGAAGAAAAAATATTTGAAGACAAAACCCCTGTGCAAGGTAAGCTTCTCCCTGCCCAAGGAGGTGACGAACGGTGTCGACACGGTGCAACTCGTGGGCGACTTCAATGACTGGGACCGTTCCGCCACACCCATGAAGCGCTCCAAGGCCGGCGAGTACAGTGTGACCATCGATCTCGAAGCCGGCAGGGATTACCAGTATCGCTATCTGCTCGGCGAGAGCGACTGGCGCAACGACCCGGCGGCTGACAGGTATGAGTACAACGCCTTCGCAGGCAGCGAGAATTCCGTGGTTTCGGTTTAG
- a CDS encoding glycosyltransferase, whose protein sequence is MNIVHFSKNSLAGAPHRLASTLQKHTVHDVRLIDLKRYDPRTEHGWFEYDIIFSEQQEEAIEVARKADIIHLHNYLDLDSRDFAPIDFRDLRRKGALFVRQYHSTPQIVAKHMGKRPEEIVAFDEAPTLVISQYPERFYPKARVVPNILPHNQLEYSPLVPERDGEPTLDIAFAPSKLTSAWEDRWNTKGAPETMAVMDRVMELTGCSARTVNGMPLSEVLHIKRHARIILDDLVNGSFHLSGLEGVCLGKPVLCYLDARTDFVLREISGAAESPFLNVRLEDAVEVLHYLVEHPAETVALGKAARTWVETYWRDDLLAVQYTHVYNRLAQNPDLITRQRAFSLDSPGAGFKAAVLPELLYQSRRKRYFSS, encoded by the coding sequence ATGAACATCGTGCATTTCTCCAAGAATTCCCTGGCCGGCGCGCCCCATAGGCTGGCTTCCACGCTCCAGAAGCATACAGTGCACGATGTCCGGCTGATTGACCTTAAGCGCTACGACCCCAGAACCGAGCATGGCTGGTTCGAGTACGACATCATCTTCTCCGAGCAGCAGGAAGAAGCCATTGAGGTCGCGCGCAAGGCGGACATCATCCACCTGCACAACTACCTCGATCTGGACAGCCGCGATTTCGCGCCCATAGATTTCCGCGACCTGCGGCGCAAGGGCGCGCTCTTCGTCCGCCAGTACCATTCCACGCCTCAGATCGTCGCCAAGCACATGGGCAAGCGGCCCGAGGAGATCGTCGCCTTCGACGAAGCGCCTACCCTGGTCATCTCCCAATACCCCGAGCGCTTCTATCCCAAGGCGCGGGTGGTGCCCAACATCCTGCCCCACAATCAGCTCGAATACTCCCCGCTCGTGCCGGAGCGCGACGGCGAGCCCACGTTGGACATCGCCTTTGCGCCGTCCAAGCTTACCAGCGCCTGGGAAGACCGCTGGAACACCAAGGGCGCGCCCGAAACCATGGCCGTCATGGACCGAGTAATGGAGCTGACGGGCTGCTCGGCCCGCACGGTCAACGGCATGCCTCTGAGCGAGGTGCTGCACATCAAGCGCCATGCGCGCATCATCCTCGACGACCTGGTCAACGGCAGCTTTCATCTTTCGGGATTGGAAGGCGTCTGCCTGGGCAAGCCGGTGCTTTGCTACCTGGACGCACGCACCGACTTCGTTCTGCGTGAGATATCGGGCGCAGCGGAAAGCCCGTTCCTCAATGTGCGCCTGGAAGACGCCGTGGAGGTGCTGCACTATCTCGTGGAGCATCCGGCCGAAACCGTGGCTTTGGGCAAGGCCGCGCGCACCTGGGTCGAAACCTACTGGCGAGACGATCTCCTGGCAGTGCAGTACACCCACGTCTACAACCGCTTGGCCCAGAATCCCGATCTGATCACCCGCCAACGCGCCTTCTCCCTCGACTCGCCCGGGGCGGGCTTCAAGGCCGCCGTGCTGCCTGAACTGCTCTACCAGAGCCGACGCAAGCGCTACTTCTCCAGCTGA
- the pdxA gene encoding 4-hydroxythreonine-4-phosphate dehydrogenase PdxA, with protein sequence MVKPLLVTLGDPGGLGPELACRLFAQQPPLNRPVVLIGQESSLADMARRFAPDLSWERLDESVTRHNENAANASEYNLAPGLYLLEPEGVGDISVPLGRGSAEGGLVAGHSLDLACDLLLSGWSGILVTCPLNKAMLQDAGFDFPGHTEFLARRAGLGPDEVTMHLCGPKLRVSLVTTHPPLKDVPGLITRESVLRALRHTCDFTRRLGLSAPVAVCGLNPHAGEWGHIGREEIDTITPAIEEAKAQGFAAEGPFPADTVFHRAVRGDFSAVLAMYHDQGLGPLKLIHFGEAVNVTLGLPFVRTSVDHGTGYDIAGQGIADLGSLRAAIELAERLG encoded by the coding sequence ATGGTGAAACCCCTGCTCGTAACGCTCGGCGATCCCGGAGGCCTGGGCCCGGAGCTGGCCTGTCGCCTTTTCGCGCAACAGCCGCCCCTGAACAGGCCCGTCGTGCTCATCGGTCAGGAGTCCTCCCTGGCGGATATGGCCCGGCGTTTCGCTCCGGATTTGAGTTGGGAGCGTCTGGACGAGAGCGTCACGAGGCATAATGAAAACGCGGCTAATGCGTCCGAATATAACCTTGCGCCTGGGCTCTATCTCCTAGAGCCTGAGGGTGTCGGGGACATCAGCGTTCCGCTGGGCCGAGGCTCTGCCGAAGGCGGCCTCGTCGCGGGCCACAGCCTGGATCTGGCCTGCGACCTGCTGCTCTCCGGATGGTCGGGAATCCTGGTGACCTGTCCGCTCAACAAGGCCATGTTGCAGGACGCGGGCTTCGACTTTCCCGGTCACACCGAATTCCTGGCACGTCGGGCCGGGCTTGGGCCGGACGAGGTCACCATGCACCTGTGCGGACCCAAGCTGCGCGTGAGCCTGGTCACCACGCACCCGCCGCTCAAGGATGTGCCTGGGCTCATAACGCGCGAGAGCGTACTGCGCGCCCTGCGCCATACGTGCGATTTTACGCGACGGCTCGGCCTTTCCGCACCGGTTGCCGTGTGCGGCCTCAATCCGCATGCCGGCGAGTGGGGCCACATCGGCCGCGAGGAGATCGACACCATCACCCCGGCCATCGAGGAGGCCAAAGCGCAAGGCTTTGCCGCGGAGGGCCCATTCCCTGCCGACACGGTTTTCCATCGGGCCGTGCGCGGCGATTTCTCGGCAGTGCTGGCCATGTACCACGACCAAGGCCTGGGGCCGCTCAAGCTGATACACTTCGGCGAGGCGGTCAACGTGACGCTGGGCCTGCCCTTTGTGCGCACCTCCGTGGACCACGGCACAGGCTACGACATCGCCGGCCAGGGCATCGCGGACCTCGGCAGCCTGCGTGCGGCCATAGAACTGGCGGAGCGGCTGGGTTGA
- a CDS encoding tetratricopeptide repeat protein, protein MSNELTKARAFVAAVTPNVKQRKLVPAVNSLYEGISILMRNPLMKAEREEFSRLIEGAVYQLSIDQELKKVYPLVISYEPGREKDLLNTLRDILNVLTSETTGKVKEIIADRDKRKQEILLKVQGMLDRGEASLAKSTADRLVADFASDISLRADIADRFLRAECYPEAFAYLEEALQQDPEAIYLYNRIGIVLRKMRDFLTAEKYYMRALEFTDQDEYLLFNIGRMYADWRRWSKVKEYAEKALAINEGFDEAKKMLAFAEKKIGAE, encoded by the coding sequence ATGTCCAACGAACTGACCAAAGCGCGCGCGTTCGTCGCCGCCGTTACGCCCAATGTCAAGCAGCGCAAGCTCGTGCCTGCCGTGAACAGCCTTTACGAGGGCATCAGCATTCTCATGCGCAACCCGCTCATGAAAGCCGAGCGGGAAGAATTCTCCAGGCTTATCGAGGGCGCCGTCTATCAGCTCAGCATCGACCAGGAGCTGAAGAAGGTCTACCCGCTGGTCATCAGCTATGAGCCCGGGCGCGAAAAGGATCTCCTGAACACCCTGCGCGATATCCTCAATGTGCTCACCTCCGAGACCACGGGCAAGGTCAAGGAGATCATCGCCGACCGCGACAAGCGCAAACAGGAAATCCTGCTCAAGGTCCAGGGCATGCTCGACCGCGGCGAGGCAAGCCTGGCCAAGTCAACGGCCGACCGCCTCGTGGCCGATTTCGCCTCGGACATCTCCCTGCGCGCCGACATAGCCGATCGCTTCCTGCGCGCCGAGTGCTATCCCGAGGCCTTCGCGTACCTAGAGGAAGCCCTGCAGCAGGACCCCGAGGCCATCTACCTCTACAACCGCATCGGCATCGTCCTGCGCAAGATGAGGGATTTTCTCACGGCCGAGAAGTACTACATGCGCGCCTTGGAATTCACGGACCAGGACGAATACCTGCTTTTCAACATCGGCCGCATGTACGCCGACTGGAGGCGTTGGTCCAAGGTCAAGGAATATGCGGAGAAGGCCCTGGCCATCAATGAGGGCTTTGACGAGGCTAAAAAGATGCTGGCCTTCGCGGAAAAGAAAATCGGGGCGGAATAG
- the kdsB gene encoding 3-deoxy-manno-octulosonate cytidylyltransferase yields the protein MKLPPCYGIIPARYASSRFPGKPLAPILGRPMLWHVHTRARLCPELTRVVLATDDERIAQACAELDIPAVMTSGSHESGTDRVLEAATILGVPDEAVVVNIQGDEPALEPAMLSALVAPFADETVRVTTLAKEISAERAASPNQVKVAIAKDGRALYFSRATIPFPRDNAQATYFGHIGLYAFRMETLRRFAELGPSPLECREKLEQLRLLEAGIPIRVVLTTFDSCGVDSPEDIQHAERILTEKTDASPSCA from the coding sequence ATGAAACTACCTCCATGCTACGGCATCATACCAGCGCGCTACGCATCGTCGCGTTTTCCCGGCAAGCCGCTTGCGCCTATACTCGGACGTCCCATGCTCTGGCACGTCCATACGCGCGCCAGACTTTGCCCCGAGTTGACGCGGGTCGTGCTGGCTACGGACGACGAACGCATCGCCCAGGCCTGCGCGGAACTGGACATCCCGGCGGTCATGACCTCGGGCAGCCATGAAAGCGGCACGGATCGAGTCCTGGAGGCCGCGACCATTCTGGGAGTACCCGACGAAGCCGTGGTGGTGAACATTCAGGGCGACGAGCCGGCCCTGGAGCCTGCCATGCTATCGGCCCTGGTGGCGCCCTTTGCCGACGAAACCGTGCGAGTGACCACGCTGGCCAAGGAAATTTCCGCCGAACGGGCCGCCAGCCCCAATCAGGTCAAGGTGGCCATTGCCAAGGACGGCCGCGCGCTTTACTTCTCCCGCGCGACCATACCGTTCCCGCGGGACAACGCGCAGGCCACGTATTTCGGACATATTGGACTGTATGCCTTCCGTATGGAGACACTCAGGCGTTTCGCGGAACTCGGGCCAAGCCCGCTGGAGTGCCGGGAAAAGCTGGAGCAGCTGCGCCTGCTCGAAGCCGGCATCCCCATCCGCGTAGTGCTTACCACATTCGACAGCTGCGGCGTGGACAGTCCCGAGGACATCCAGCACGCCGAGCGCATACTCACGGAGAAAACCGATGCGAGCCCTTCTTGCGCTTGA